Proteins found in one Acidimicrobiales bacterium genomic segment:
- a CDS encoding WhiB family transcriptional regulator, whose product MALTWSRSIDWDAEDWRTDAACRDTDPDLFFPVGTTGPALDQIEAAKSVCRTCESQAACLEFALATNQESGVWGGTSEEERRKLRKQWVARQRRAAAAS is encoded by the coding sequence GTGGCCCTCACTTGGAGCCGCTCAATCGATTGGGATGCCGAAGACTGGCGCACGGATGCCGCGTGCCGCGACACGGACCCGGACCTGTTCTTCCCCGTCGGCACCACCGGGCCCGCCCTCGACCAGATCGAGGCAGCGAAGTCGGTGTGCCGCACATGCGAGTCGCAGGCCGCGTGCCTGGAGTTCGCCCTGGCCACCAACCAGGAGTCGGGCGTGTGGGGCGGCACCTCCGAGGAGGAGCGCCGCAAGCTGCGCAAGCAGTGGGTCGCCCGCCAGCGTCGGGCTGCCGCCGCTTCCTGA
- a CDS encoding histidinol-phosphatase — MLDYHLHLWPHGQASTGPTLDHLAAYCEQAQAKGVSQIAVTEHLFRFAQADAVLSGFWDDDPDPTLRRTMAAYWAEHAHADLDLYVSVVLEAKAAGLPVVLGLEVDHYAGRMDKVAALLDGYPFDVLLGSVHWIGAWGFDDYDNPAVAAEWDTRAIEDVWRAYTEALEELADSRVCDVLAHPDLCKVTGRIHRTPDEFYDRMAEAAARTGMAAEVSSAGWRKPVDEAYPAPPLLARFKDHGVPVTTASDAHDVATVADRSADLRALLDAAGYDSLQAYDRRRPTQVAL; from the coding sequence GTGCTCGATTACCACCTCCACCTGTGGCCCCACGGCCAGGCGAGCACCGGCCCCACGCTCGACCACCTGGCCGCCTATTGCGAGCAGGCCCAGGCCAAGGGCGTCAGCCAGATCGCCGTCACCGAGCACCTCTTCCGCTTCGCCCAGGCCGACGCCGTCCTGTCGGGCTTCTGGGACGACGACCCCGACCCCACCCTGCGCCGCACCATGGCGGCCTACTGGGCCGAGCATGCGCACGCCGACCTCGACCTCTACGTGAGCGTTGTGCTCGAGGCCAAGGCGGCGGGCCTGCCCGTCGTGCTGGGCCTGGAGGTCGACCACTACGCCGGGCGCATGGACAAGGTGGCCGCCCTGCTCGACGGTTACCCCTTCGACGTCCTGCTCGGGTCCGTGCACTGGATCGGCGCCTGGGGCTTCGACGACTACGACAACCCGGCCGTGGCCGCCGAATGGGACACTCGCGCCATCGAAGACGTGTGGCGTGCCTATACCGAGGCCTTGGAGGAGCTGGCCGACAGCCGGGTCTGCGACGTCTTGGCGCACCCTGATCTGTGCAAGGTCACGGGCCGGATCCACCGCACACCCGACGAGTTCTACGACCGCATGGCCGAAGCGGCCGCCCGCACGGGCATGGCCGCCGAGGTGAGCTCGGCGGGCTGGCGCAAGCCGGTCGACGAGGCTTACCCGGCCCCGCCGCTCCTGGCCCGGTTCAAGGACCACGGCGTGCCCGTGACCACCGCCTCCGACGCTCACGACGTGGCCACCGTGGCCGACCGCAGCGCCGACCTGCGGGCCCTGCTCGACGCCGCGGGCTACGACTCGCTCCAGGCCTACGACCGCCGTCGCCCCACGCAGGTGGCGCTATGA
- a CDS encoding histidine kinase N-terminal domain-containing protein codes for MSTPAELAQQTTLDPGALAHLQRLMASWGMLADLCFADLLLFVPVADTDDTFVVFGQMRPTTGQTLHREDLVGAVVTAEDRPAVARSWRGQEIVEGELLVDGRGERARVQCIPVRYNGEVVAVLTREAPQTVGRRPGELERVYVETFERLARMVVRGEFPFAVEDVHTSESPRVGDGVLLLDAGGRVEYASPNAVNAMHRMGIYSNTVGMRLDELGVEETAVQRAFFDALPITEEIERRPDVIVSLSCIPLVDEGDVTGALVLLRDVTDLRRRDRLLISKDATIREVHHRVKNNLQTISSLLRLQGRRLSPGEGKVALQEAERRIRSIALVHEILSREAGDQVDFNDIIDPLIRMAREGVLSPDRPVHFTVVGDAGELPAELATPLAVVLTELLQNAVEHAFPDDGSVGEQRIDVDLANEGGELHVRVCDNGAGLPEGFAIEETKSLGLSIVRDLVTGQLGGRIDMRTDGGTVVDLRIPV; via the coding sequence ATGAGCACCCCCGCCGAGCTCGCCCAACAGACCACCCTCGACCCCGGCGCCCTCGCCCACCTCCAGCGCCTGATGGCGTCGTGGGGCATGTTGGCCGACCTCTGTTTCGCCGACCTCCTCCTCTTCGTGCCGGTGGCCGACACCGACGACACCTTCGTGGTCTTCGGCCAGATGCGCCCCACCACCGGCCAGACCCTCCACCGCGAAGACCTCGTCGGCGCCGTGGTCACCGCCGAGGACCGCCCCGCCGTGGCCCGGTCGTGGCGGGGGCAGGAGATCGTGGAGGGCGAACTGCTCGTCGACGGGCGGGGCGAGCGGGCCCGCGTGCAGTGCATCCCCGTCCGCTACAACGGCGAGGTCGTCGCCGTCCTCACCCGGGAGGCACCCCAGACCGTCGGCCGCCGTCCCGGCGAGCTCGAACGGGTCTACGTGGAGACCTTCGAGCGGCTGGCCCGCATGGTCGTGCGGGGCGAGTTCCCCTTCGCCGTGGAGGACGTGCACACCTCGGAGTCGCCCCGAGTGGGCGACGGCGTGCTCCTGCTCGATGCGGGCGGGCGGGTGGAGTACGCATCGCCCAACGCCGTCAACGCCATGCACCGCATGGGCATCTACTCCAACACCGTCGGCATGCGCCTCGACGAGCTGGGGGTCGAGGAAACCGCCGTGCAGCGGGCCTTTTTCGACGCCCTGCCCATCACCGAGGAGATCGAGCGGCGCCCCGACGTCATCGTCTCGCTCAGCTGCATCCCCCTCGTCGACGAAGGCGACGTCACCGGCGCCCTGGTGCTGCTGCGCGACGTCACCGACCTGCGCCGCCGCGACCGGCTCCTCATCTCCAAGGACGCCACCATCCGTGAGGTCCACCACCGGGTGAAGAACAACCTGCAAACGATCTCGTCGCTGCTGCGCCTGCAGGGCCGGCGCCTGTCGCCCGGGGAGGGCAAGGTGGCCCTGCAAGAGGCCGAACGCCGCATCCGCTCGATCGCCTTGGTGCACGAGATCCTGTCGCGGGAGGCGGGCGACCAGGTCGACTTCAACGACATCATCGACCCCCTCATCCGCATGGCCCGCGAGGGCGTGCTCAGCCCCGACCGCCCCGTGCACTTCACGGTGGTGGGCGACGCAGGCGAACTGCCCGCCGAGCTGGCCACCCCGCTGGCCGTCGTGCTCACCGAGTTGCTGCAGAACGCCGTGGAGCACGCTTTCCCCGACGACGGTTCGGTGGGGGAGCAGCGCATCGACGTCGACCTGGCCAACGAGGGCGGCGAGCTCCACGTGCGGGTGTGCGACAACGGGGCGGGGCTGCCCGAGGGGTTCGCCATCGAGGAGACCAAGAGCCTGGGCCTGTCGATCGTGCGGGACCTGGTGACGGGGCAGTTGGGCGGGCGCATCGACATGCGCACCGACGGCGGCACCGTGGTCGACCTCCGCATCCCCGTGTGA